The segment CATTCTTCGCTTTTATTGAGACTTCTTGAACAATTTCTTCGATGTTTACTTCTTTCCGTTCAGTTTTGAATTCGCTCATTATAAAATCTGTATCAACTTTCAGCTTTTCAGAAATCCTACGAACCATTGCTTTTATAAAAACTTTTTCCGGTAAATGATCTTCATTACCCTCCTCTATAGCTTGAAGTTGGTGAGATCCAATTTTTAAATCAGAGGCTAATTCTTCAATTGATTTGTTTCTGCTTACTCTTGCTTCTTTAATGAAATTGCCAATTCTTTTTAAAGATGAATTAATTTTGGGATTGTTGTCTGAATTATTAGATTTTATTTCGTTCAAAGCAATTAATTTTTCCCCAATTATAGTGTTATAAATCTATCTATCAACTTTATTCAATTATTTGCCCCTAAAGAGATGCTTGTAAGATGGATTATAAAGATTAGACCTATTCGCAATAGTATTAATTGCAGGACTAACAATATAAATAGTAGTTCTAATAAGTTCTTTCTCAAGAGTAAATTTTTCCATATCCTTCAATTCAATTAAAGATGTCCAACCATCATCCCAAGATACTCTATAACCAACAATTACTTTGGTTTCTGGAGGGTAAAATTCTAATAAAGTTTTTTGAGAACTTTTTATGTGTCTAGCACTCAAATAAAGACATAAAGAGGATTTGTGCTTGGCAAGATCTTTAAGTGATTCTTTTTCAGGCATGCCAGTTCGGCCTCCTGCTCTAGTCAAAATTATAGTTTGAGTTATATCTGGAATTGTAAGCTCGGCCTGATGATAGGCGGCAGCGACCTGAAAAGCACTTACACCAGGGATTACTTCAGTCTCGATATTTTCTTGTCTTAATATTTCTAGTTGTTCTTTAACTGCACCATACAGGCATGGATCTCCATCATGCAATCTAATTACAGTTTTACCTTCATTAAATCTTTCTATCATTATTGAAGTGATTTTTTCTAAAGTAAGCGTACTGGTTTTTATTTTTTCAGAACCTTTAAGTGAAAAATTTATAATTTTTTCAGGAATTAAAGAATCAGCCCAAAATATAACGTCTGCAGACTCTATTTTTTTTAACGCTTTGATTGTTAATAAATCAGGATCGCCTGGACCAACTCCAATAAATGAGATCTTTCTAACCATTATTTCTTGTTTTGTTTTTATATGATTTTAATCTTAAAAAAAATAATCCAATTAATCCAGAGGAAAATAAAAAAATACTAATAAACTGGGCCATGCGTAATCCTCCATCACAAAAGGGTGGAAGTCCCCCAATACATAAAGGATCAGTCCTTAAACCTTCAATCCAGAATCTTCCAAAACTATAGCCAATTAAATAAAGACAACTAATAAAGCCAGGCCTCACTGAGTTTTTGTTGTTCTGTTTGTAAAAAATAGTAATTAATAATATAAAAATTAAAAAATTCCATAATGATTCATAGATAAATGTTGGATGGAAAAACTGGTAATTTATAAATTCTATTGGTCTATTTTGTATTGGTACAAATAACTTCCAAGGTAAATCCGTAGGTATTCCAAAAGCTTCATTATTAAAGAAATTCCCCCATCTACCAATAGACTGCCCAAGAATAATAGATGGAATTAATATATCTATAAAGGTCTTTAAATGAATATTTTTGGATTTACAAAAATATAAAATACATAGAAATCCTCCAATCAATCCTCCATGGATTGCTATACCCCCTTGCCAAATTGCAATAAAAGAGGGGATTTGAATTACGTTATTAAAAAGATTAAAAGAAGTAAAAAAGTTACTACCACTATATTGTCTCCATTCGAAAATTACATAGTACGCTCTAGCTCCAATTATTGAAGATATTATTAAAGAGGGTAAAATATCACTTATATATTGAGGATTAATATTTCTTGATTTTGCAAGCTTTTTAGAAATAAAAAGTCCTATTACTACTGATATGGAAATTAGCAGACCATACCATCTGATAGTTAGAAATCCTAAATTTAAAAATGTGTCTCCAGGGGATTGAATAAAAGCTTGATATGTAAGCATTTAAAGGTTAATTAAACACCCTCAGCAGCTTGTACTTTTTCAACCTGCTTCTTCTTGAGTACTAACAGTATTTGGGTTAGGCCTACACCAATAAAAAATGCAATTAAGCCTATTATTCTATAAGGGCTTTGTAACACTACTTCAGCATCTAGTTGCCCAAAACCTCCTACATTAGGGTCATTAGTTAGAGGATCTCCTGCACTTATTTGGTCTTGTTCTTTCACAATCAGTTTAGGACCAACAGGAACAGCCTCGGTAACTATGTCCCCGTTCTCATTCTCAATATTAATTTGATAACTACCATCTTCAATAGTTTCTATTGAATTTATAGTGCCTGCAGAAGAAGAAGTGAATATTACATTGTTACTCTTTTCACCAGTTGGATAAACTTGACCTCTGCCTCTATTCCCTCCTATATGCAACGAGTACTTTCCATAGTGATACTCTTTATTGGTAGCTGGATTAGGGGAAAGGACAGGAAAAACGATTTCTTTATTAGTATCTCCTGGTAATGGACCGACAAGAATTATATTGTCTTTTTCTTCGCTGTAATTAGTAAAATAAACTCCCTCGGTTTCTTCTTTTATTTCATCAGTCCATCTTTCCTGAGGAGCTAATTTAAAGCCATCAGGAAGCATAACTACAGCCCCAACTTGTAAAGGAACCGCTGAGCCGTCAGCACCTATTTCCTTTATGTCATCTTTATAAGGAATTTTGACTACAGCTTTGAAAACACTATCAGCTCCAACAGATTGAGGGACCTCTGCAATAGTTGGCATTTGTGCTAAATGGCAATTTGCGCAGACTATTTTTCCTGTGGCTTCTCTGGGAGATTCGTAATTTTGCTGCGCCCAAAATGGATAAGCAAAAGAGGATCTTGGGAAAATTACAATGCTGGAAATCAAAAGCAGTTTGCAAAGAAAGAAAGTTGTTTTTTTCATAATTTGTTTTTTAAAATTAATCATTCTCTTAGGCCCACCAGGGATTTTCATTAGTTCTAAAATCTGTCTCTGACCACTGTTTTACAAGTACAGCATCATCATCTACATCAACATGCGCCAAGGCCAAAGATAAAGGCGCAGGTCCTCTTACTACTTTCCCATTTGTGTCATATTGACTTCCATGACAAGGACATATGAATTTATTCGCACCGCTATCCCATGGAACAACGCATCCTAAATGGGTGCAAATAGCATTTAGTCCGAATTCTCCTATCTCTCCTTCACTGTTAACAATTAAGTAAGTTGGATCTCCTTTGAGACCTTGAACTAAACTTCTATCTCCTGCTTGATGACTTGCTAGCCAACCGGTCTTTGTTACTGGATTACCTAATTCATCTTTTGCAGAAGTTCCGCCGCCACCGCCGCCAGCTCTTAGTGGCATAAAATAATTTGCTACAGGATATAAAGCTCCTAATGCGACACCAGTTGCTGTTCCAAATGTAAGAAGATTCATAAATTGCCTTCGACCCATGGATGGGACGTCATTGGAACTTAATTGAGTCATTCGATACTTGACACTGTTATTTATTAGTTATTATGAATCAAATTGCATGATTTCTGTTGCAAATAGATAGGACTTTTAATAATTTAAAGTATAAGTTTTTATGAGATTGTTTATTATTAAATTATGAAACCTTTGGTAGTAGATGAGATTATCCATTACTTGATTCATCGATGGGGTAAAAAATATGACTTTAGACTTTTTAAAAGAGGAAAATATTTATATTTTCAAATGATGTGGGGTTTTTTAGGACAAGAATCTTTTCCATTAAATGAAGTGGAATATAAAAAATCAATAGCAGATAAAATTGAAATATTAAATAGATGCGGTTATTCAGATGAAGTAAGGGAATGGCTTAAAAAAGTAAATTCAAAACCAAGATTAGGAAGAGCTGTAAGCCTTCAACTACACATTAATGAGAGGATGAAAGAGTTTTTGATTTAAGGCTTTCAGATATGTAAGTTAGCCCAGCTCCTACAAAAAATAGAAAAATTATCGAAATTGAGAGCAATGACATAGTTAAAGGATCTGTTGAAGGTGTAATTACTGCGGATAAGATCGCAGAGGAAATTACTACTATTTTCCAATTTGATAGCATTTTTTCTGTAGTAATAATTCCAAGTGAACCAAGAATAAATTGCAAAACTGGTAACTGAAATGCTATTGCAGTACTTGACATTAACAATAAAACAAAATCAAAGTATCTCTCTATGGACCATGTTGGTTCAACTATATCAGCTCCAAAATTTATAAAGAAATTTATTGCCGCGGGAACTAATATCCACCAAGAAAAAATCAAGCCAAGAAAAAATAATAAACCTGATCCAAAAACAGCCGGTAAAATTAGGTTTTTTTCTTTTTTAGTTAAACCTGGCGAAATAAATAATATTAATTGATAAAAAATGTATGGAATAGAGACGATTATCCCGCTATATCCTGCTACTTTTATGGCTACAAATAAAAATTCTCCAGGAGCAAGTTGTAATAAATGTATATCACTTGCAGGAATCTCTAAAAATGAAATTAAAGGCTTAATTATTAAAAAACTAAAAAAAATGCAAATTAATATCGAATAAATAGAATTTAGTAATCTTTGCCTTAACTCCTCTAAATGATCAGTAAAACTCATCGAATCATAATTATTATTCTTACTATCTTCTTTCCTCTTCATTATTGAGCTTATTTTATAGTTTGAAATAGATAAACATTTGTTTTTTTATAAAAAGCGTAATTTTGATTATTAGTAGCTAAGAACTATTTACTTAATTTTGGATTCGTCGGATCAGGTAATAAAAATGGAGGAGCATCATTTAAAGAAGATTCTCCATATGTTTCATATTCTCTATAACCACCCATTTTCCCATTTGTTTTCATCAAAGCACTTACGAAAGCAAGTAATAGAAAAACAGTTGGGGCTCCAATAATTAATGCTGCTCCGAACAAGTACCCTACAATAAATTCTGGGAAACTATGATTACCTAAATATTCGTGTGTTCCAAGTAGAAAATCTAACATTTAACAAAATCAATTTTTCTTATTATAGGCTAAATTGCTTTTTTAAGATTTTTTTTGATGTAATCTTTTCCTCTTGTAGGATTACCCCAAAGAATTTCTACATTATTGAACGAAACGCAACCAGGACCTCCTTTTGTGATTTTTTGGAGATCTTTAATATTCACAAGACTAATAGGTACTTTAATATTCATTTTTGCTTTACTAAATAAAGCTGCTAAATCTGCTGATATTTGAATATCTTCATCTGATGGGATTTGCGATGAAGACTTTAAAACAACATGACTTCCAGGTGATTCTTGTGCATGGAACCAAAGATCACCTTTTTTGGAAAACTTAAAACTTATTAGATCATTTTGCCTCATATTTCTTCCTATTTGTACTGTTAAGCCTTTCGGGGTATTTATTTCTATTGGAGATGATTCTAATCCAGATGCGTCTTTTGTTTGTTCTCTTATATTTTTGATTCTCAAATTAAACTCTCGACAAATTTCAGCTTTAATTTCTTCCAGCAAATTGACTCTAGTTGTCGGATTTTCATTTTTTAGAGAATTTAAGTTATCTAATAGAGCACTAAATTCTTCTAATCTATCAAGTTTATTTTTATAAATATTCATCCTTTCTTTAATTAAGTTTTGTGCTCTTTTTAGTTTTTTTGACTTTTTATAAAGCTTTTGGCCTTTGATAATATCTTGTTTTTGTATCTCATGAGTCATGAATATTTTGTCAGCCTTTTCTTTATATAATTGATAATTTTCGGAGTTAATTAAAAGATCAGATTGCAATTTAAAATTTTTTTTCTCAAGATTTGTTTGTTTAAAAATTATCCCATCAATTTTTTTTATTAAGGCCTCAATTTTTTTTTGTTTTAAATGAAAATTATAATAATTTTCTAATCCATCAATTTGATCAATATTATCTTTGTTAATTATTTCATTCTTTAAAAACCAAACTGAATAAAAAAAATTGCCAAAAATTGAAAAATTAAAGTTGTTTTTATTAAATCTTTCAATCCATATTTTCCAACTTTGGTATATCTTTTTTAAGTTGGTTTCACTTATAAAATCAATATTTTTGTTCATTATTTCTACACTTTCCAGATTACTAAAAGTCTCAAGTTGCTTTGTAAGTATTGGACTTACACCTTGATAAGTATTTATTAAGCAGTATTTAAGTGATTCTGGAACTGAAGAAATAGACTCTTTCCATTCTTCATAAGATTCATTTGGACTAGGCTCCTTTTTCATGTTTGAGGGAGGCTCTGAATAGATAGATCCAGTAGAAACGACACGAAAGCTAGATTGATTAGATTTTATTTGTTTGCCAACTGCAATTATTTTTTGATTATTATCTAAATAAAAAATATTACTGTGTTTGCCCATTAATTCAAAAACTAAGTATTTTTTTATTTCATCTCCTGGCTTTTTTGCAAATCCAAATTTAATTACTCTCTCAAATTTATCTTGTTCTATGGTAACCAAAGCCATATATTTCAATCCGTATCTTAGTTGTTTGGAGAGTGTACTTTCAGTTCCTATTTTTTCAGGCCTATTTATTGTAAGAATTCGTGGAGAATCACTATCCCAAGATACTTCTATCCAAGTTTGGTTATTTATTCCTCTTAAACAGAATTGAATTATATTAGGTTCGGGTTGTTGAGCAGTTTCAAACCTTGACGGTAAAACTTCTTCTGATAAATCATGCAATACAGATTTTATAGATGTAATATCCATTATCTGAGGTACACCCTTTTGCATTATTTCTAAAAATTATTCACCAACATTTACTTTACTGTAAAAATTTTAATATGAAAAATTTAAAAAAACTAATAATTATCACAGGCCCTAGTGGAGTTGGGAAAGGTACTGTTATTAAAGAACTTTTAGATAGAAATAAAGATATTTGGCTTTCTATTTCTGCAACAACAAGAAATCCTAGAGTTGGAGAGAAAGATGATTTGAATTATTACTTTATAGGTGAAGAAAGGTTTAAAGATATGATCGATAAAAAAGAATTTCTTGAATGGGCCCAATTCGCAGGAAACTATTATGGAACCCCCTTATCTACTGTTAATGAAAAGATTGAAAAGGGATTTATTGTATTACTTGAAATTGAAGTTGAAGGTGCAAAACAAATTAAAGAAAAATTCCCAGAATCTTTATCAATATTTCTTCTGCCTCCTAGCAAAGAAGAATTAGAAAAAAGAATAAGAAATAGAGGTACTGAAAAAGAGGAGGCAATAGATAGAAGACTTAGCAGAGCCAACTACGAAATTGCATCCTCAAATCAATTTGATTTTGTATTAACAAATCATGATGTTGATGAGACAGTAAAAGAGGTTTTGAAAATAATTAAGTCTTGAAAGTTCTTTTTGAAATCTCAGCTCATCGGATGAAATAATAAATCAGGAAAAAATCTATTAAATTCAATAATTATTCCGGCGGTAAGACTTAGCCAAACTGCTGCAACCACTGGAGCTGACCTGATAAATTTTGTGTTAAAGATTTTAAGCATTTGATTTTTAGAATTGTGTGGGATGATGTTTTATCTAGGACCATTAAGTGTTATATTATTATCTTTTTCTCTTAAATCACCGTTCCTTCCTTGCTTATTGGCTAAGAGGGGCCATTGAGCACCTTTGATAAGGCATTTTCTCGCCAAGTCTAAATCAATAATAATTTCAAGGTCTGCTGGGTTCTTAGTCTTTTTGGATTCAATCAAATACTCTCTTCCAGACCATCCTATAATTCCTGCAATATAGATAAATAATACACCAGGAATAAGTAAGTCACCTTCATGACCTCTATTTAAGAGTGCTCCCCATGGTTCAAGTGGTGGACCTATTATTAAATGGGGCAATCCATCGTCACCACAAGCTGCTTTGCCATATCTTTCAAATCTTGTGATATCTTTTTGCGTTTTAGCAGTACTTGCTCGTTCAATAAATTTAGGATTTTCTGAGCATGTTGTTAGAGCTGAGGCTGTATATTCTGTGCTAGCTCTATCTGCATTTAATGCTGGTCCATTAGCTGCTAAAGCAATTGGGGTTATTCCAAGAAAGAGAAAAACCGAAGTTATGATTGAAAAAAAGAATTTCATAAGTTGCAATCTTTAATTCCTTTGATGTTTTAATTAAGAAATTATTATTAAAATAAAACAGTATCGAATCAAATATGCACAAAGTTCTAGCTATTGAAACAAGTTGTGATGAGACGTCTGTCTCAATTGTTTCTAATAGTGGTGATATTTATAAAATACATTCAAATATTGTTGCATCACAAATTGAAGATCATTCTAAATGGGGAGGTGTGGTCCCAGAACTCGCAGCGAGAAAACATTTAGAGTTACTTCCTTTTGTCCTAGAACAAGCTTTAGAAGAATCAAAAATTCGAATTGAAAAAATTGATGTTATAGCTTCAACAGTTACACCAGGATTAGTTGGCTGTT is part of the Prochlorococcus marinus subsp. pastoris str. CCMP1986 genome and harbors:
- a CDS encoding helix-turn-helix domain-containing protein, with product MNEIKSNNSDNNPKINSSLKRIGNFIKEARVSRNKSIEELASDLKIGSHQLQAIEEGNEDHLPEKVFIKAMVRRISEKLKVDTDFIMSEFKTERKEVNIEEIVQEVSIKAKNDRSLKNQNSIKVIIFILISGILGLLASSLIFNIFSESFQNQLPKEELMNKN
- the cobM gene encoding precorrin-4 C(11)-methyltransferase — protein: MVRKISFIGVGPGDPDLLTIKALKKIESADVIFWADSLIPEKIINFSLKGSEKIKTSTLTLEKITSIMIERFNEGKTVIRLHDGDPCLYGAVKEQLEILRQENIETEVIPGVSAFQVAAAYHQAELTIPDITQTIILTRAGGRTGMPEKESLKDLAKHKSSLCLYLSARHIKSSQKTLLEFYPPETKVIVGYRVSWDDGWTSLIELKDMEKFTLEKELIRTTIYIVSPAINTIANRSNLYNPSYKHLFRGK
- the lgt gene encoding prolipoprotein diacylglyceryl transferase, which encodes MLTYQAFIQSPGDTFLNLGFLTIRWYGLLISISVVIGLFISKKLAKSRNINPQYISDILPSLIISSIIGARAYYVIFEWRQYSGSNFFTSFNLFNNVIQIPSFIAIWQGGIAIHGGLIGGFLCILYFCKSKNIHLKTFIDILIPSIILGQSIGRWGNFFNNEAFGIPTDLPWKLFVPIQNRPIEFINYQFFHPTFIYESLWNFLIFILLITIFYKQNNKNSVRPGFISCLYLIGYSFGRFWIEGLRTDPLCIGGLPPFCDGGLRMAQFISIFLFSSGLIGLFFLRLKSYKNKTRNNG
- the petA gene encoding cytochrome f, whose translation is MINFKKQIMKKTTFFLCKLLLISSIVIFPRSSFAYPFWAQQNYESPREATGKIVCANCHLAQMPTIAEVPQSVGADSVFKAVVKIPYKDDIKEIGADGSAVPLQVGAVVMLPDGFKLAPQERWTDEIKEETEGVYFTNYSEEKDNIILVGPLPGDTNKEIVFPVLSPNPATNKEYHYGKYSLHIGGNRGRGQVYPTGEKSNNVIFTSSSAGTINSIETIEDGSYQINIENENGDIVTEAVPVGPKLIVKEQDQISAGDPLTNDPNVGGFGQLDAEVVLQSPYRIIGLIAFFIGVGLTQILLVLKKKQVEKVQAAEGV
- the petC gene encoding cytochrome b6-f complex iron-sulfur subunit gives rise to the protein MTQLSSNDVPSMGRRQFMNLLTFGTATGVALGALYPVANYFMPLRAGGGGGGTSAKDELGNPVTKTGWLASHQAGDRSLVQGLKGDPTYLIVNSEGEIGEFGLNAICTHLGCVVPWDSGANKFICPCHGSQYDTNGKVVRGPAPLSLALAHVDVDDDAVLVKQWSETDFRTNENPWWA
- a CDS encoding DUF3067 family protein, encoding MKPLVVDEIIHYLIHRWGKKYDFRLFKRGKYLYFQMMWGFLGQESFPLNEVEYKKSIADKIEILNRCGYSDEVREWLKKVNSKPRLGRAVSLQLHINERMKEFLI
- the tatC gene encoding twin-arginine translocase subunit TatC translates to MKRKEDSKNNNYDSMSFTDHLEELRQRLLNSIYSILICIFFSFLIIKPLISFLEIPASDIHLLQLAPGEFLFVAIKVAGYSGIIVSIPYIFYQLILFISPGLTKKEKNLILPAVFGSGLLFFLGLIFSWWILVPAAINFFINFGADIVEPTWSIERYFDFVLLLMSSTAIAFQLPVLQFILGSLGIITTEKMLSNWKIVVISSAILSAVITPSTDPLTMSLLSISIIFLFFVGAGLTYISESLKSKTLSSSH
- a CDS encoding Rqc2 family fibronectin-binding protein is translated as MDITSIKSVLHDLSEEVLPSRFETAQQPEPNIIQFCLRGINNQTWIEVSWDSDSPRILTINRPEKIGTESTLSKQLRYGLKYMALVTIEQDKFERVIKFGFAKKPGDEIKKYLVFELMGKHSNIFYLDNNQKIIAVGKQIKSNQSSFRVVSTGSIYSEPPSNMKKEPSPNESYEEWKESISSVPESLKYCLINTYQGVSPILTKQLETFSNLESVEIMNKNIDFISETNLKKIYQSWKIWIERFNKNNFNFSIFGNFFYSVWFLKNEIINKDNIDQIDGLENYYNFHLKQKKIEALIKKIDGIIFKQTNLEKKNFKLQSDLLINSENYQLYKEKADKIFMTHEIQKQDIIKGQKLYKKSKKLKRAQNLIKERMNIYKNKLDRLEEFSALLDNLNSLKNENPTTRVNLLEEIKAEICREFNLRIKNIREQTKDASGLESSPIEINTPKGLTVQIGRNMRQNDLISFKFSKKGDLWFHAQESPGSHVVLKSSSQIPSDEDIQISADLAALFSKAKMNIKVPISLVNIKDLQKITKGGPGCVSFNNVEILWGNPTRGKDYIKKNLKKAI
- the gmk gene encoding guanylate kinase, which translates into the protein MKNLKKLIIITGPSGVGKGTVIKELLDRNKDIWLSISATTRNPRVGEKDDLNYYFIGEERFKDMIDKKEFLEWAQFAGNYYGTPLSTVNEKIEKGFIVLLEIEVEGAKQIKEKFPESLSIFLLPPSKEELEKRIRNRGTEKEEAIDRRLSRANYEIASSNQFDFVLTNHDVDETVKEVLKIIKS
- the psaJ gene encoding photosystem I reaction center subunit IX, with product MLKIFNTKFIRSAPVVAAVWLSLTAGIIIEFNRFFPDLLFHPMS
- a CDS encoding photosystem I PsaF protein (subunit III), with translation MKFFFSIITSVFLFLGITPIALAANGPALNADRASTEYTASALTTCSENPKFIERASTAKTQKDITRFERYGKAACGDDGLPHLIIGPPLEPWGALLNRGHEGDLLIPGVLFIYIAGIIGWSGREYLIESKKTKNPADLEIIIDLDLARKCLIKGAQWPLLANKQGRNGDLREKDNNITLNGPR